CGTTCCTTCTGGCAACAAGCTAACGAGTTCGTTGTTTTCATCATATTTCCAATCTTTTCCTTCAAAGCCCATGTTGATGAGCAACTGTCCTTCTTTTGTTGCGGAGTAATCGATCAGATCCATGATCCGTTCGAATTTCTCGTCACTGATGTCCGGATTGAAGATCAATGCAGACCAGAAGTTGGCTTGCTCCATGTTACGGTATTTCCCGTCATCGCCTACTACGATTGCTGTGTGTACCAGTTCATCACTATCTACACCCAGATTTTTTTTCATATCGGAATCCAGACCTTGTCTGTACGAAGCCAGTCCGCCCAGACTTGTTACAGCAGCTGTACCTGTTACTTTGAAATTGTTTTGACCTTCATTGTTTTTCCATGTGTAGAACTCAGGATTGAGCAGTCCATCTTTATAGGCTTTTTGCATCAATTTAAGTCCTGTCAGCGTTTCAGGATCTGCTGGTCCCCAGTGGAATTGGCCATCTTCACCTTTGTAGAACGGAGAGTCAGTCATGGCATGCACACTGTTCGGCATAATCATGTTTGTCATGGCATCTGCCGCATTGTAGGACAGAGGTACAAGTTTGTTACCCACTTTGCCTGGATCTTTTTCTTTCACTAGTGCAGCATATTCATTCAATTCGGTTGTTGTATAAGCATCTTTCAGTTCAAAACCAACCGCTTCAGCCCAGTCTTTACGAAGCGCAATGACACCAATTTGGTTCGTGAGTGGGTCAGCTGGTTTGTTCTCGAAGTAGATTGGTCTAGGCAGGACATATGTTCCACCCGTCAATTCTTCCAACTTGTCTCCAAGACCCGTCAAATTGTAAGCTGCTGCCACGTTAGGCCAGCGTTCTTTCCAGTCATCCGGGAATTTGTAGAACAAACCTTGTTCAATGCTGTTAATGGCATCGCCATGTACGTAGTTCCATACCGCTACATCCGGCAAGTCGCCAGAGTTGATCCATAGACGAAGCTTCTCGCCCCATGAATCCCAATCAATATAGTTGTAGTCCCAAGTTACATTGAATTTGTCTGTCCAGAACTTGTGGAAGTCATTATCCAGGTTCCCGTTTTTGATTTCTGTCAGGTTAGCTACAGAGATGGTCAGGTTGTCTTTGTAATTTCCCTCTGCATCTTTTTCGTTACCACCTGAAGCTCCTTGGCTGGAACAAGCGGTCACCATCAGCATAACTACACTAAGCGTGATGGCAAAGAGAGCTCTTACTGACAACTTTTTGTTCGTTTTCATGTTTTACCCCCATGTTTTTTAGTAGAATTTTATTGCAAAATCCTATACGTATATCAGGTCTTGATTGCCCCTGTTAATACCCCTTTGGCAAAGTGTTTTTGCAGCATTGGGAAGAAACACATAATTGGTACCATGGTGACAAATACGGCCGCCATCTTCATACCCATTGAGAAGTTGCTTGCCTGGGCAGCATCCACACTGGATGCATTGGATGCATTCGTCGTAGATGTCACGATAATATTTCGGAGTACATTCTGGAGCGGTAACTGATCCGCTTTTCGAAGGAATATCATCGCATCATACCAACTGTTCCAGTAAGCCACACCGTAGAACAACGTGATTGTAGCCATAATTGGTGTAGCCAGCGGAAGAACAACAGAGAACAAAATTCTCCACTCTCCGGCTCCATCCAGTCTCGCCGATTCCATGAGTGATTCAGGCAAGGTGTAGAAGTAGTTCATCATCAGAATCATGTTAAAAGCACTGAAGCTTCCCGCCAGAATGACGGACCACAGCGTACCTGTAAGATGAAGTGATTTCATGATCAGGTACAGCGGCACGATACCACCATTAAAGATCATGGTGAACAGTACCAGGAAAAAGAGAATTTTCTTAAACGGAAATTTGTTGCGACTAAGGCCATATGCCATGCTTGTTGTCAGGAACAAGCTGAGTGGCAAGCCGATGACTAGCAATATAATTGTATTTTTGTACCCCGACAGAATTGTTCCGTCAGCGAACAATGCCTTGTAGGAATCCAATGTCCATTCTTTAGGGAACATCAAAAATGGATTGTCAGCATATTCTTTTTGTGTTGCAAACGAGATCATGATGACATTCCAGAACGGAATCAGGATCATCAGGGCAAGCACTAGTAATACGGCAAAAATAATGTAATCGAGAAGTGTCATTTTTTCTGTACCAATTCTCGGTTTTTTGTTAGCTTTCTTGCTCATCTCATTTTTCCTCCTCTCTTATCGGAACAAACCGTCTCCGCCAAGCCACTTGGCAAATCTGTCAGCAAGAAGCAGCAAGGCCATATTCACCAGGGAACGGAACAAGCTGACCGCTGTCGAGAATGAGAAATCGGTTGATGACTGGAACGTAATCCGATAGATATATACATCGAGTACTTCCGATACATTTTTGGTAGCGGCATTTGCCAAGTTGAAGATCTGGTCAAATCCGGAAGACATCAATCCACCAACCGAGAGAATAAACATGATTGTGATGGTTGGAAGGATGTTCGGTAAAGTAATTTTGAACATCTGTTGCATACGGGAAGCCCCGTCAATCTGTGCTGATTCATACTGATCCTGATCAATACCGGAAATGGCAGCCAGGAATATAATCGCGCCCCATCCACTTGATTTCCAAATATCAGTCAACAGCAACATGGGTACAAAGTTGGATTCAGACCCCAGGAAGTTAATCGTTGGCAATCCGAGTAATCCGAGCGCGCTGTTTACCAGTCCGTCATATGCCAGCACATTGATGACTACCCCGGATACGATGATCCAAGACAGGAAGTGCGGGAACGTAAGAACGGTTTGGAATAATTTTTTCCCTCTGCGCATCCGCAATTCATTCAACAACAGCGCCAGAATGATCGGGAATGGGAACTGAATAATCAGTTTCAGAATATTGATGTACAGCGTACGCCATACTGCGTCGATAAAGGTTGGATCACGGAAAACATATTTGAAGTTCTCGAATCCGCTCCATGGACTTCCCCAGATTCCCAGGTTGGCCTTGTAATCTTTGAATGCCAGAGACAGGCCACCCATCGGCATGTAGGCAAACAGAATTAGCCAGACAAGCCCCGGAATAAGCAGGGTGTATGTCATTCGGTGCTTCCAGATTTCAGTCCAGAGCGAATTGCCCTTCACGTTTCCCTTCAGCTTTTTGCTAGGTCCTTCGGCTGCAGGTTTCACATTGCATCTCCTCACTCTACTATGGTCTTGTCGTTGTACAGAAAATCAAACATCGTTCTCAGGTGGTGCTCCCAAAATCTCCATTCATGAGCCCCCGGCGTCTCCACATACCGAAAATCAAAGGCAGTCCCCTGCATGTATTTCGCATAGTCGCGATTCATCTCTACGAAGGGGTCACTATCGCCACAGCAACTGAGGATATCCGGTAAAGGAACACCCTGTTCCAGCAGCTTGGCCGACAGTGCGTAAATATCCTGATCGGCTTTCACCTGTAAACGTTCTCCAAAAACCGCTTTCATTTCCTTGATCATGGTCGCTGGCATATGGGGATCATGAAGTCGTGTCTGGATATCCGTTACGCCAGATAGAGACACTACTTTGCGATATCGCTCTGGATAAGTTAGTCCACATTTCAGTGCACCATATCCACCCATGGATAAACCGGCGACGTATGTTTTCTCCGGATCAGGATTCAGATTGAGCAGACGCTTGCATATTTCAGGTAACTCCTGAGTGATGTAGTGGAAGTAATTCAGGCCGTATTCCATATCGGTGTAATAGCTTCGATTCGCTTCCGGCATAATGATAGTACAGCCATATTGCTCTGCATACATCTCAATTGTGGTTAACCGCTGCCAGGTACTCGCATTATCGCCTGCCCCATGCAACAGATATAGTGTACCGCCTGAAGTCTCTCCGGAGTCACTGGACACAACATGTATGCTGGTGTTCATGCATAAGGTTGGCGATCCGGTTTCGATCGTTATATGTGCCATAATGTAACCCCTCTCATCATCGCCTGCTGTCTTTACTCATTCGTTTCTCTGGCGTTGGATTGCAGGCTGTTGTAGATTCCCTTGTATTACGATGGGTTATCGAAACGATTTTCTCGAATCGTTTCAAAACATAGCCAACGTTGATTCACATGGACTTCATTACAACACTTTTTATGTGGAAGCGATTTCTTCGAATCGTTTCGAATAAATCATAAGCCCGATGAGTAAATCCTGTCAATAACCTTTTTACAAATTTCGCGTTTTTTTCTCGAAAAAATGCTTTTTCAAGTCTAAATTTGCGTCGAAAGACACTATTATTACGAAAAAATGAAAATTTAGTCAGTGCTATTACAACTTTAATTGACACCAAACCAGGTTTATACTAACATGAGTTCTGATTTTGCATTCGAATTACGGAAACGTTTCACCAACCGATTTTACTCAGGTTTCACCTGATATTAGGGAGGTTAATATGTCTGAGCAACTCAAAGGTTTTATTCATACGATTACGGAGCAACAATTGAACGTTTTTTCCATTCGCATATTACAAAAAGGGCATCTGCTTGCCCATTGGGACCGGGATAAGGATCAGCGCAGGGTACAACATTCCATCAGTAAATCCTTCACGTGTATGGCCGTTGGTCTTGCGCTTAAAGAAGGTCTGTTACATCTGGATGCGACACTTGGTGATTATTTCTCTTATGATCATGCACCCACTGCACAGTGCAATCTCCCATCGCCGCAGGAATTGAAACTGCGTGATCTTCTCCGAATGTCTTCAGGCCATGACTCTCCCCCTCTTTGGGCTGATGAACGAGCTTCATTGACCGAAAAGGACTGGGCTAAATATTATATGTCTCTGCCTCTGGACCGGGTACCTGGAGAACAATTTACATATAGCAGCGGGGATACATTTATGATCTCAGCCATGCTACAGGCTGCTACCGGCCAAACCGTGAAAGATTACCTGACTCCACGGTTATTTGATCCGCTTGGCATCCATGATGTAGAGTGGGAAACCTCTCCATTGGGGGTAACACTCGGCTGTGCAGGTCTTTGGATAAGTAATGAGGAACTGAGTCGATTTGGACAGTTACTGCTGCAGGAAGGCCTTTGGGAAGGCACACAGCTTGTACCTGCGGATTGGATCAGACAGGCTACGTCCCAGCAGATCGAAACGACTGGTGACGGAGATTGGGGAAAAGGTTACGGTTATCAGTTCTGGATGTGTTCTCATGGCGCTTACCGCGCCGATGGAGCCTATGGTCAATTGTGTATCGTAATTCCCTCAAAGGATGCTGTCATATGTATTAATAGTGAGGAAGAAAATATGCAAGGTATCCTGAATGCCGTATGGAATGAGGTTTTACCCCTTTACACCAAGGGTTAGTCTACGTATTTTATCTTTTTTTCAATTTGCAATGATGCCATCCGATTGAGAATAAAACAAAAAAACGCCACGGGGTCAACGGACCCCATGACGTTATTTCTTATCCGTGTTGTGGAAGCTGAGTCATTTCATCTAAACATTGTGCGCATATGTAACGCTCTTTGAACTCGTTGACTTCCTCGATGGATCCGCAGAAAATACATTTTGGACGATATCTCTCCAAGATAATATGGTCCCCTTGTACTAAGATTTCTACAGGATCTCCCTCATTCATTTGATACCTTTTACGCAAAGATTTAGGCAATACGATCCTACCTAATTGGTCAACTTTGCGAACTACTCCAGCTGGCTTCATAGCTACGGCACACCTCTCCTATCTTACTCTAAATTTCTAGGTACATTTGTACTATGTTTATAGATTCGCCAAGATTTTGTCGAATCCTGCTGGAAATAAACATTTTTTGTCCTTTTTTTTGAAAAATGTTTTTTTACCGAATTCTAGCCGTCATTTATAACCTCAATTTATCCTTCTAACCCCGGAAAATTGAGCTGGCGCAACGCTTCATATACAATAATTGCTGCCGAATTGGACAGATTTAATGATCTAACGTCACCAGTCATTGGCATTTTCATACATGTATCGGGATTCGCAGCAATTAATTCAGGTGGCAGGCCTTTAGTCTCTTTACCAAAAACGAGGAAATCTCCATCCTGAAAATTAAAATCACTGTATCGATTCTTGGCCTTCGTAGTTGCGTAGAAGAAACGACCTTCCGGATACTTTTCCTGAACCTCAGCAAATGAGTCGTGGTATTCAATATGAACAGCATGCCAGTAGTCCAGCCCTGCACGTTTCAATGTAGCATCATCTGTTCGAAATCCAAGTGGACGTACGAGATGCAGATGGGTACCGGTTGCCGCACAAGTACGCGAAATATTGCCTGTGTTCGCCGGAATTTCTGGTTCAACCAGAACGATGTGTAAAGCCATATGTGTTCAATCTCCTTTTCATTTCATGTTGACGACAACCCTCTAATCTTAAAGAAAAGCCCTCCACACGTCAATGTGGAAGGCTCTGGTAAGGCACAGGATTAGACACGAAGGTCCATCACACCGTACCTATACTAATTATCCATTTGTCTTCTGGAAGTGGGTCATAAAGTCTGTCAGTGCCTTAACACTCTCATAAGGAGCAGCATTATAAATGGAGGCACGGAGACCACCCACACTGCGATGTCCTTTCAGACCTACAAATCCTTCTTCCTCCGATGCCTTGATGAACTTTTTCTCCATTTCCTCAGAAGCAAGACGGAAGGTTACATTCATCAGGGAACGATCTTCTGGTTCCACACAACCACGGTAGAAATCGCCGGAAGCGTCAATTGTGTTATAGAGCAATTCCGCTTTTTTCGTATTTTTTTGCTCAATACCAGCCAGTCCGCCCTGTTCTTCAATCCATTTCAATACTTCGTTCACCATATATACCGAGAAGGATGGCGGCGTATTGTACAGGGAGTTGTTATCTACATGTGTGCTGTAACGAAGCATGGTTGGAATCGTTTTAGGCGATTCACTCACCAGTTCCTCACGAGCAATTACAACCGTAATTCCGGATGGACCCAGGTTCTTCTGTGCACCCGCGTAGATCATGCCAAACTGATTAAGATCAAATGGTTTACAGAAAATATCACTCGACATGTCCGCAATCAGAGGCACTGAACCAGTATCCGGGAACGACTTGAATTGCGTACCTTCGATCGTTTCGTTGGAAGTCAGATGTACATAAGCCGTACGTTCTGGCAAACTCAGATTCGAAACATCCGGCAATTTCATAAACTTCTCTGCTTCTGAAGATGCAGCAACATGTGTCTCGCCGATCAACTTCGCCTCAGACAGAGCCTTTTTGGCCCAGCTGCCAGTCATTACGTAACTTGCAGTCTGCCCTGCACCGAGCAGGTTCATTGGCAACATCGCGAACTGAGTGCTTGCACCGCCCTGCAGAAAGAGAACCTTGTATCCTTTTGGACTGCCTAGAAGCGACAACAACCGCTCCTGAGCTTCATTATGTACAGACTCATACACCGCTCCACGGTGAGACATCTCCATAATCGACATGCCTGTATTACGAAAATCTACAAATTCCGCCTGTGCACGCTCCAGTACCTCAAGTGGTAACGCCGCAGGTCCTGCATTAAAGTTATACGCTCTTTTTGTCACAAAATCCCCCGCCCTTTCCATCCGTAACTCTGACATACAAAGTAAATATTATCGCTATGATATCAGTATTCTCTATCTGCTTCAAGGGCAATATGCACTGAAGTGTTGAATTCAGGTCATCAAATTCCTTTATCACCCTGCAAAGTTAAAGCACTACATTGTTTAATTCAAGGAAAAGCCTCCGAGAGCGTGTCCCGGAGGCTTTAAGTTGGAACAAGAACTGTTCCGACCCCGACCGATTAGCAGTCGAAGTAGAGGCTGTACTCGTGCGGATGAATGCGGATTGCTACTGCTTTCGCTTCATCACGCTTGAGGTTGATGTAGTTTTCAATGAATTCTTTTGTGAATACGCCGCCTTCAGTCAAGAACTCGTTATCCGCTGCCAATGCATCAAGTGCTTCTTCGAGGGAAGCTGGCACACTGCGGATGTTTTCTTTATCTGCATCAGACAGGTCATAGATGTTTTTATCGAGCGGACCATATCCAAGCTCAGTTGGGTTGATTTTACGTTTGATTCCATCCAGACCCGCCATCAACATTGCGGAGAATGCCAAGTATGGGTTAGCTGTGGAGTCTGGTGTACGGAACTCGATACGACAACCTTTTGGTGTCACAGCTGCAACCGGAATACGAACTGCTGCGGAACGGTTACCTTTGGAGTAAACCAGGTTTACTGGTGCTTCATAACCAGGTACAAGACGTTTGAATGAGTTTGTACTAGGGTTAGTCAAAGCGATCAGTGCCGGAGCATGGTACAAGATACCTCCGATGTAGTGCAGAGCCATTTCACTCAGGTTAGCATATCCCGCTTTGTCATAGAACAATGGGGAATCGCCATCAAAGATAGATTGGTGAACGTGCATTCCGCTACCATTATCACCGAACAATGGTTTTGGCATGAATGTTGCTACTTTACCATATTGACGTGCAGTGTTGTGCACGATGTATTTGTATGCAAGCAGGTTATCTGCTGTTTTCTTCAGTGTATCAAAACGGAAGTTGATTTCGGCTTGACCCGCTGTCGCCACTTCATGGTGATGACGCTCGATCGACAGGCCTGCTTCTTCCAAAAGGCGACACATTTCGCTACGGATATCTTGTTGTGTATCCACTGGCGCTACTGGAACATATCCACCTTTAGTGCGAACTTTGAAGCCCAAGTTTCCGCCTTCTTCTTTGCGGTTAGTGTTCCATGAAGCTTCTTCGGAATCTACATAGTAGGAAGAGCTGTTCGTGCCGCTCTCATAACGTACATCGTCGAAGATGAAGAACTCGGATTCAGGTGCGAAGAATGCCGCAGTACCTACACCGCTCTCTTGCAAATAAGCTTCTGCTTTAACAGCGATACTACGTGGGTCACGCTCATAACGCTCGCCATCCGGAGTGAAGATATCACACATAACATTCAATGTAGGGTGTGCAGTGAACGGATCGACATAAGTCGCTTCAGGGTCTGGCATCATAACCATATCGGACTCTTCAATTCCGCGGAAACCTTGGATAGAAGAACCGTCAAAAGCTACTCCATTTACGAACGTGTCTGCATCAACAGCCGAAGCTGGCAACGAGATGTGATGTGCACGACCAGCTAAATCTACAAAACGAAAATCTACCCACTCGATGTTGTTCTCTTGAATTGATTTCAATACGTTTTCAACCGACATGTATTCGTCCTCCCAAATATTCCGAACATTAAACAACCCCACTAAGAAAATGTCTAAATTCGAATTTTTTTCTGTCGTCATTATAAATTTTAAAACATGACATCGTCAATACTTATGTAAGGTATTTTTTGAAGGCATGTTAGATATACTCACACTTTATAAATAACCTAAATTCATATAACAACTAGTTTTATATACATTTAACTGGTTTAATGCGGTAAAGCGACCCCTTTTTCATCCTAAATCATGGGAAAAACTTCACATCATAAATGTTTCTTATCACTATTGATTAATAAATACGTTCAAAACTGCAAAATATGCAAAAAACCGAGCATCTATCTAATTCCGTTGCAATGAACGAGATCAGAGGAGATGCCCGGATAATGATCCAGACCTTGACTATGAAATTCTTATTACACGCCTACACGTGCCGGGAAAAATTCTGCTGGTTGTTTGGCTGTGCTGAATGATTTACCGACGATTGGTGCCAATTTCTCCAGATCCTGCAGCAGGTTGGCGAATTGGTCAGGGAACAAGGACTGCACACCATCTCCAGTCATGGAGTTATCCGGATCGGTATGCATTTCAATGATCAGGCCATTGGCACCCGCAGCAACGGAAGCTTTTGTCATCGGTTCCACCAGTTCACGTCGTCCAGTACCATGGCTCGGGTCAGAAATAACCGGCAAATGGCTCAGAGACTGCAGAACAGGAATCGCTGACAGATCCAGCGTATTCCGTGTGTAGGATTCAAACGTACGAATACCACGCTCACACAGCATAACATTTGGGTTACCACCCGCAAGAATGTATTCAGCCGCGTTCAACAATTCATCGTATGTCGCACTGAAGCCACGTTTCAACAATACCGGCTTGCCACACTCGCCCAATTTGCGGAGCAGGTCAAAGTTCTGCATGTTACGTGTACCTACTTGCAGAATATCGGCGTACTCGGCG
The nucleotide sequence above comes from Paenibacillus sp. W2I17. Encoded proteins:
- a CDS encoding ABC transporter substrate-binding protein; the encoded protein is MKTNKKLSVRALFAITLSVVMLMVTACSSQGASGGNEKDAEGNYKDNLTISVANLTEIKNGNLDNDFHKFWTDKFNVTWDYNYIDWDSWGEKLRLWINSGDLPDVAVWNYVHGDAINSIEQGLFYKFPDDWKERWPNVAAAYNLTGLGDKLEELTGGTYVLPRPIYFENKPADPLTNQIGVIALRKDWAEAVGFELKDAYTTTELNEYAALVKEKDPGKVGNKLVPLSYNAADAMTNMIMPNSVHAMTDSPFYKGEDGQFHWGPADPETLTGLKLMQKAYKDGLLNPEFYTWKNNEGQNNFKVTGTAAVTSLGGLASYRQGLDSDMKKNLGVDSDELVHTAIVVGDDGKYRNMEQANFWSALIFNPDISDEKFERIMDLIDYSATKEGQLLINMGFEGKDWKYDENNELVSLLPEGTVLEDKYPARFEGLYLLGDDFSVVNPAIKKDYRDRAVKLFEEKAKLGTEGKSLAAYDWDINLYDSKAKSQASFDYQNEYANLILKSGDLEANWKEWVNSKMSLVQPYLDELNEKF
- a CDS encoding carbohydrate ABC transporter permease yields the protein MSKKANKKPRIGTEKMTLLDYIIFAVLLVLALMILIPFWNVIMISFATQKEYADNPFLMFPKEWTLDSYKALFADGTILSGYKNTIILLVIGLPLSLFLTTSMAYGLSRNKFPFKKILFFLVLFTMIFNGGIVPLYLIMKSLHLTGTLWSVILAGSFSAFNMILMMNYFYTLPESLMESARLDGAGEWRILFSVVLPLATPIMATITLFYGVAYWNSWYDAMIFLRKADQLPLQNVLRNIIVTSTTNASNASSVDAAQASNFSMGMKMAAVFVTMVPIMCFFPMLQKHFAKGVLTGAIKT
- a CDS encoding sugar ABC transporter permease, with amino-acid sequence MKPAAEGPSKKLKGNVKGNSLWTEIWKHRMTYTLLIPGLVWLILFAYMPMGGLSLAFKDYKANLGIWGSPWSGFENFKYVFRDPTFIDAVWRTLYINILKLIIQFPFPIILALLLNELRMRRGKKLFQTVLTFPHFLSWIIVSGVVINVLAYDGLVNSALGLLGLPTINFLGSESNFVPMLLLTDIWKSSGWGAIIFLAAISGIDQDQYESAQIDGASRMQQMFKITLPNILPTITIMFILSVGGLMSSGFDQIFNLANAATKNVSEVLDVYIYRITFQSSTDFSFSTAVSLFRSLVNMALLLLADRFAKWLGGDGLFR
- a CDS encoding alpha/beta hydrolase family protein, with the protein product MAHITIETGSPTLCMNTSIHVVSSDSGETSGGTLYLLHGAGDNASTWQRLTTIEMYAEQYGCTIIMPEANRSYYTDMEYGLNYFHYITQELPEICKRLLNLNPDPEKTYVAGLSMGGYGALKCGLTYPERYRKVVSLSGVTDIQTRLHDPHMPATMIKEMKAVFGERLQVKADQDIYALSAKLLEQGVPLPDILSCCGDSDPFVEMNRDYAKYMQGTAFDFRYVETPGAHEWRFWEHHLRTMFDFLYNDKTIVE
- a CDS encoding serine hydrolase — its product is MSEQLKGFIHTITEQQLNVFSIRILQKGHLLAHWDRDKDQRRVQHSISKSFTCMAVGLALKEGLLHLDATLGDYFSYDHAPTAQCNLPSPQELKLRDLLRMSSGHDSPPLWADERASLTEKDWAKYYMSLPLDRVPGEQFTYSSGDTFMISAMLQAATGQTVKDYLTPRLFDPLGIHDVEWETSPLGVTLGCAGLWISNEELSRFGQLLLQEGLWEGTQLVPADWIRQATSQQIETTGDGDWGKGYGYQFWMCSHGAYRADGAYGQLCIVIPSKDAVICINSEEENMQGILNAVWNEVLPLYTKG
- a CDS encoding AbrB/MazE/SpoVT family DNA-binding domain-containing protein, with the protein product MKPAGVVRKVDQLGRIVLPKSLRKRYQMNEGDPVEILVQGDHIILERYRPKCIFCGSIEEVNEFKERYICAQCLDEMTQLPQHG
- the trmL gene encoding tRNA (uridine(34)/cytosine(34)/5-carboxymethylaminomethyluridine(34)-2'-O)-methyltransferase TrmL, with the protein product MALHIVLVEPEIPANTGNISRTCAATGTHLHLVRPLGFRTDDATLKRAGLDYWHAVHIEYHDSFAEVQEKYPEGRFFYATTKAKNRYSDFNFQDGDFLVFGKETKGLPPELIAANPDTCMKMPMTGDVRSLNLSNSAAIIVYEALRQLNFPGLEG
- the serC gene encoding 3-phosphoserine/phosphohydroxythreonine transaminase yields the protein MTKRAYNFNAGPAALPLEVLERAQAEFVDFRNTGMSIMEMSHRGAVYESVHNEAQERLLSLLGSPKGYKVLFLQGGASTQFAMLPMNLLGAGQTASYVMTGSWAKKALSEAKLIGETHVAASSEAEKFMKLPDVSNLSLPERTAYVHLTSNETIEGTQFKSFPDTGSVPLIADMSSDIFCKPFDLNQFGMIYAGAQKNLGPSGITVVIAREELVSESPKTIPTMLRYSTHVDNNSLYNTPPSFSVYMVNEVLKWIEEQGGLAGIEQKNTKKAELLYNTIDASGDFYRGCVEPEDRSLMNVTFRLASEEMEKKFIKASEEEGFVGLKGHRSVGGLRASIYNAAPYESVKALTDFMTHFQKTNG
- the glnA gene encoding type I glutamate--ammonia ligase, which gives rise to MSVENVLKSIQENNIEWVDFRFVDLAGRAHHISLPASAVDADTFVNGVAFDGSSIQGFRGIEESDMVMMPDPEATYVDPFTAHPTLNVMCDIFTPDGERYERDPRSIAVKAEAYLQESGVGTAAFFAPESEFFIFDDVRYESGTNSSSYYVDSEEASWNTNRKEEGGNLGFKVRTKGGYVPVAPVDTQQDIRSEMCRLLEEAGLSIERHHHEVATAGQAEINFRFDTLKKTADNLLAYKYIVHNTARQYGKVATFMPKPLFGDNGSGMHVHQSIFDGDSPLFYDKAGYANLSEMALHYIGGILYHAPALIALTNPSTNSFKRLVPGYEAPVNLVYSKGNRSAAVRIPVAAVTPKGCRIEFRTPDSTANPYLAFSAMLMAGLDGIKRKINPTELGYGPLDKNIYDLSDADKENIRSVPASLEEALDALAADNEFLTEGGVFTKEFIENYINLKRDEAKAVAIRIHPHEYSLYFDC
- the aroF gene encoding 3-deoxy-7-phosphoheptulonate synthase; the encoded protein is MIVIAGKATPEEQIQDIVAVIEKEGLQVHISRGEDRTIIGLIGKVEPKMQEHLRQMKGVENVVKISKSYKLASRDFHPEDTVISIKGVDIGGKELVVMGGPCAVESAAQIDEIAGLVKAAGGQVLRGGAFKPRTGPYSFQGTGVEGLIMMAEAGKKHDLLTITEVMTPEYVDICAEYADILQVGTRNMQNFDLLRKLGECGKPVLLKRGFSATYDELLNAAEYILAGGNPNVMLCERGIRTFESYTRNTLDLSAIPVLQSLSHLPVISDPSHGTGRRELVEPMTKASVAAGANGLIIEMHTDPDNSMTGDGVQSLFPDQFANLLQDLEKLAPIVGKSFSTAKQPAEFFPARVGV